DNA sequence from the Strigops habroptila isolate Jane chromosome 4, bStrHab1.2.pri, whole genome shotgun sequence genome:
tatttaaacattttaatactgTAATGGAATCTACCATGACTCATAACCATTAACTGCAGACAGCAACAAGGACAGAGTTCAAACATCCTGTAAGGGATCCCTTGAAACAAGCAAATGCTTTGTCAAGTGTTCTAAAGAGACAACACTTCCTCTCATCAGAAGAGTTTGCCCAAGGTGTCTGACACCTCTGAGTTCAGAGGATCTAAGCTACCTTCTGCTGATGGCAGCTACAGCATCAACTATAGGAGAGCCATGGTAGCACAGAGGACTCAAAGCCCAGGCTGTGGGGATTTGGCCATTCCTCATCACCTTTCATGTCACTCAATCTCTTTTTGCCCTGTAATCATCACGCTGGTCAAACTACAAAGACCTTTTCATTATTGTTACAggcaaaactgaatttaaatgtcAAGAGGATCAAAACCAAGATCACAGTTCTTGGCAAAGAAATCTTTTATGGCGGTACAATACAGGAATGTTTCTTTACAGCTGTGAGCTGTGAAGATTATCCTATGGATAAACCACCTGAGAAAGCCCCTTATCCCTTTGGATTCATCCCACAGGCATTTCCACTCCATGTATCACAGAAGCACCCTGATGCTTCCAGCAGATACACTTCAATGTCTGCCCAtaagaacagaggaaaacacagaacaTGCTCCCATGAATTAAGCCCAGACAGAAAATGTAACcttctttgtgtgtgtggttccttaaataaaataaaccagcagCTGATGTTTCCAGGAAGAGATTTCTAAGGAAATAAGCCTGGCTGGTAACATCCATCCATAGGATTAAAGCACCAGCCaccccagagcacagcactgaaaCAATCAGGGTTTGTGTGGGTTGAAAATCTCCAGAATTTGAAGCTTTCCATGTGTTTGAGAAGCAGGTTCTGGCTTTGGGACAAAAGAGCCTGTCATGTGTTGAAAGGCCAGAGTCCTCTGTAAGCAGCTGATCACAAAGACAGTGAAACACTGAACATTTGCAAGCACCACCAACAGCTTGTCCTCCCTAGAGCTGTTCCAATTGCTATACTCAAGCCAGGTAGAGAGGAAAACCAACACATACATCACACATGCTAAATGGGTATGTCAAGAGCCAGTGTGTTTTgagcctacaagaaacctggagaggggctttagacaagggcctgtagggagaggccaaggggaatggctttaacctgccagaggggagactgagatgagctctgaggcagaagctcttccctgtgagggtgctgaggcgctggcacagggtgcccagagaagctgtggctgccccatccctggcagtgttcaaggccaggttggacacaggggcttggagcaacctgctctagtggaaggtgtccctgcccatggcaggggttggagctgggtgagctttaaagtcctttccaacacaaatcattccatgatcctatgaCTCCCAATTCCTCAGCAGTTCAAGTCAGTGTGCGGTGTAGCATTTCTAACCCATGTCACTAGATGGAGCATAAACACGTCTTGACATTCAATTTAACTTTCAGCCAAAGATTAGCACACATTGTGGTGAAGCACTAACGACACCAACTGTACCAAAAGCTAAGGCACTGATAAAGGTCAACATGTACAAGGCAACATGCAGCATCATTCCACATCTAAGCTAATTTCCCCCCTAAACCCAGCTGCTGCTATTTCACGTTCTTTTTAGATATTATTAGGTAAGGAAAGTACTAAGCAGTTTGAGCATCTGCATTCTCCTAACCACAAGAGGAGAATACACACCATTTAAAGgcataacattttaaaatcaagtgctaaaacccaaacccaagatAAACATCATTGCTCAGCTGCTTGAGATGCGATACTTCCCACTGGCCTGCTTCTGAGCTGGGCCAGGAAGGAAGCACAGcacacaggctgcagaagaTAAAAACTGAGGTATTCAAATTCTTCACACAGGAAGTTTAAACTGCAAGATACCACAAAACTGTTACTCATTCTGTAATGTCACTTCCTGGTTTTAGTTGATGCAGATAACTTTAAGCAAAAGATGAAGTATCAAAAATGCCAACTGTTACATCTGAGGAACAAAATGAACACGGAACTAAAGGAGGGATGGATGCTCCAACACCCCAAGCTATAGACATGCTGTGGCCTTTGAAATCCAGACTTCaaccctttaaaaataaatagcagttACAGAAATAGCCCAATGTGTGGTTGAAAAGAGGTTTCCTGCTGCATGGAAAGCTTTTCCAAACTGGAGAactaaatgaaaacttaaaaagtTTAACTCTATACATCTCTATAACTAAACAATATGTATCATTCCTGACTAAGTGCAATTAATCCTGTATGGATAGAGTAAAGAAGTCAAACAATAATGAGCCAAAACGATGGATACTGCCTTCATATGCTAAGCCACTGACAAGACGCCCTCCAGAATAAACAGAATGAAACCTTCCTGAATGTCTCTGGCCTGACATCAAACAGCTTCATGCAGTTTCTACTTTAATTTGATCTTCTTTTCCCacttatacatttattttctccaatCCTTGGCTACAATTGGTCACGCTGTACAAGAGCTTTTAAGAGCCATCATCACTAATCACAATTTGTCAGTGTCATTTCTAAAGATACCACAAATCCCCATGAGAGCTGCATTACGAAagtcattttgctttgctgctagAAGCTGGATCACATCCAGCCAGCATCCTTCTCAACCACCACATCAGAAGCTGGAAGCACACAGGTCTGCACATATCACCTTCCCATTCACTTCCTGCTGGATCCTGCAATTCTACCTCTATTTTGCAAGAGCAGCTTCAACACTGAGGACAGTTactgaggagagagaaatggcTGTGTGATGAGAAAGGCGGCAGATACACACAGGAACTCCTCTTTATCTGCTCCCAtatgggaaggaggaggaagtgttACAAGAATCTAAAGGCAGAGTACTTTGTACCTCAGTGTACTTCCTGATGGCGGCACAAACAGCAGCTTCAACAGGTCCTGACTGCCACAGAATAAGGCAAAATAGTAGAGAACTGATCACAGCCTGGAGTGGTCTGAACACTGATTATTCACCCGGCAGCTTATTGATGAGCCTGGACAGAACTTCTTCATgaaggaatgaaaacagaacacaGGGTAGACATTAATACTCTGTTTTACAGGCAGGCAAGGGAAGGTCTGGAGATGGACAGTCACACACAAGCAGAGTCTGAGCTAATCCAGCCTTGTAGCCCCTCAGCCTCCCACTTCAGAAACAAGACTTGgctttgcagctgcagggaggtgTCAGTAAGCTGTGGCAAAGCTCCTTCACCTCAGAGCCACAGAAGCTGCACCCATCTCCTCCAGGACCCCTATCACCCAACTCCAGCCCTGCTGAGTTCCCTCCTCAGGCAGCCACTGGGGCCTAGAGCATGGAATTTCACCTTCTCTAATGAGATAAAGCTTTGGGTGGCAGAGAGTGTCTCCTTGCTGCAGGTTCAACACAAAATGACCCCAATCCCTAATACTACCACAGTAGAAATACAAAAACTTCCCACATTTCAGTAGACACCAGGAATCCAGATGGAAAGTATGCCCTGATGGCAAAAACGGTCAACAAGTCCCTTGGAAGTCTTGTCAGGAATAAGGATTTAAGCTAGCAAAGCTATTTGATAGTTTAATTTCTATTAAAGCCcaatttcaatttcaaattCTAATGTTGTTTTCTATCAAAGCCAAAAATCTATGAGCTGGGCTCAGAATGTAACAGTAGAAGACCCAACAAGTCCCATAgcaaattatcttttaaaatcactCTGAATTCTTGAGacagaaataagagaaatgAATTTCTACAGAAGAGACATAAAATGATCCTGCTTAATGTCACGTTATAACCAATACATCACATCGTCCTGTTAAGACAAAAACTAATGCAACCACAAAGGTCCTTTACCTGAGAGCACTGCAGAAAGTTGCCCTCAGTTCcaagagggaagagaaacattCATGTGCCCACTTCCCCATGGATTTAGTCTGTTTGAGCCTTCAACAACCAAAAATATTCTTGGTCTGGTTATTCCATGCTTAGCTTCAGGCCCCATCTGTAGCtctaaaggaaagagaaggacaGATTTCACCTTACAGTTGGGTCCTCAGAAGACATGATCCACATGAGCTGCctacatttttaattcctctATCCATGAAGTTCCAGCAAGAGACAACTGCAATGTACTTGCCAAGAAGTATTTCAAGCAtttcaaagagaacaaaaatcaTAACAAGCACCACAAAGAACAGAACCATCAGAAGGGCATTTAAAAACAGCTGAACAAGCTTTTTAAACACAAGTCCAATGATGTGAACAGGCAAAGGAAACAAGGGCACATTATGCAAACAGCATCACCACAGTGTGAGCTGCTTCAAACCACCACTTCAGCTTTATTCAGAGAAGCTGAGCACTTTCCATCCTATTCCAAGCACAGGAAAGTGTCCAACACATTCAGAGTTCAGACAGTAACCAAATGAAAGGTGgttcccttccttccctgcgTCTGGAATTGCATTTCGGTGAAGCTCTAGATGAAGATTTTGCTATTTGAAACACAAACACCAGATGGTTCACAGAATTCCGAGTGCTCTTTGGGGCAGTTACTAACCACCAATGTAACATCAGCCTAGAGCAAGGTCTTCAGCTTCAGCGATTTGCAGTCATAGCACCAACTTCCCTTTAAAAGGACATTCCCGCATCTGGAAATTCTCTGGTCTAGAGAGAAGCAGTGGACCAAAAAAGATATAGCAACAAAAATGCAAGATGGTTTCATAGTTGCTTCTGAAGTGTGATGCACTTCAAAGTTCTCAGTCACAACCTTCATCCATTCTATATATGCAAAGCCTGACATTGCTACTTCACTGCCACAGCCACTCCACAGTCCAGGACAAATTTAGAGGGATGTTTTATCCAGTTAACAGAGAAGGAATTCCTTAACCTGCTGGCTCTTCATCCATCCTATGCAAAGAGACCTGCTCCTTCATTTCCTGCTGAAGGAAACACATCCAAACATGACACGACCTGTTAGTCCACAGCCAGGAAAGGACTTCTAACACACATTCACCTGAACAAAAGAAGATTGGGGTGGTTATTTATATGTGTTCTTCTACCTGAGGACAGTCAAACAGCCAAGCCACCACCAAAGAAGTTAAATCCATTCATTCCCAGAATCCTAAAACAATAGCTGACCAACTGCTAACTTGCCAAAGCACAAAGATCAACACTCAAGGGATGTTTCTTGTAAGTGAAACATTTAGTAGGGCCTATTTTGCATCTATTTTACCAGTCCGGATATACAGCTGTGCATTTCCCAACCCATTCTACCTTTTAATAACCACAAATGCTATTTACCAAAAGACATAACAACCCATATAGCTGCATCAAACAAAGATCACGCACACTTCAGCAGTTCACCAAGGGAAATATTACTCTTTTGGGGACAACACTCCTGACACTAAAAGCTGCTCACCACTGCCTGTCCCTAGTTCTTATCTCCCACACTGCCTCACCTGACATTGCAAAGGATGAGAAGATTCTGGACTGCAGGAAGGGTGGAATTCTCATTCTGTCCTGTCACAAGGTGCCTGTCCAGCACAACATGTACAGCATCCGGATTGCTGGCTaaatgcaggaggaaaagaaacaagcgTCACGTTAGCAGAAAATACTTCAGCGTCAGTATCACATCTCTGATAGAATTCACACAAAAGAGGACTATTTTGACCAGATTTGCTGGGTGACTGACATGCTGATCTATAACCCAAATAGACAGGGACAATCTTAAAGCCCTAATGCTGAAATGATTTCACTAGAAAGACCTTCTCTGGAAGGACAGAAGGACTGGTCCCTTGATTCAATTACCACCACCTGGATAAAGTGCATAGATCAAGAGATTTTCCATGATAAAACCCTCAAAGCAAGGGTTTCttcctaagagctcatctcaatctcccctctggcaggttaaagccattccccttggcctgtccctacaggcccttgtccaaagcccctctccaggtttcctggagcccctttaggcactggagctgctctaaggtctcccgttcaggagccttctcttctccaggctgccccagcccagctctctcagcctggctccagagcggagctgctccagcccttgcagcagctccatggcctcctctggacttgctcaagcaggtcctCTCATCATTTCTAATCCACTACTTGTTTTAATCATGAAATGGGAATGCAAGATGAGATAACCTGTCAAGAGTCATGTATAAAACCAGCACATGAACATTCATTTCCCAAACACAGCCACGAAACATGAAATCCTGGACAACAAGAGTGACATACCACTGAATGTAGCTCCAGAATCTTTCACAAAGTCTTCCACAATAATGGACAAACTGGCAAAATTAGGCTGTCGGACTAGTTCATACACAGAGGgctggaaaagaacaaaaggaagtTAAGTCTGCCTGGCTTTTTACAGGAAAAGCcaagcaaaaccaacacacacatCCCCCTACAATTCTCCCAGCTGCATACAGGAAATCAAAGAGCAGTAAGGCATAAACCCAAATGACCACAAGCAGCTTCAATGGGTTTTCCATAGGGAGCAAACTGAAAATTCTTAAGTGAgagaaataaagagcaaaaaCGACACTAAAGAGTTTCTGCACATCAACCAGATGTGCATGGAATTTGCTTCATGGTAGTGCAGACCTGTTTGGGTGTTGGACACATTTGCACACAAATGCTGTGCCActtgcaaacagcagcactCTGCTTTGGAATGAATATGGAAAACAGCTTAAATGGAGAAGAATTAAGAGTACCTAGTTCACTTTCTATATGCACAGGAGAACACTGAATTTTATTGTTTCCATAGCCATAGTACCCCAGAAGTTGTACCAGAGAGGTTTGCATCACCCCCACACAGGTACAACTGGCATATAAATGGTCTGTGAGGTCAGAGATAGCACTGTACATTAAATAAAGCATCGACAGTATCTGTCTACTTTAATCATAAGCCAGTTTGTACAACAGCCTTTTTCCCTACAACTTCCTCTGCcttttaagatgaaagagaacCTTGAGAAATACAAACTTACCTCCAGCACTCACAAAACCTAAAAGCAATTCTTAAAAGCCCTCAGCTCTGAatgcagaaagctgcagcagccatTTCCAGCATTTTATTGCTTCAGTTTTGAGTTTCCTAAAcaatcagaaggaaaacactctCCACATGACAGCTGAGACAACCCCTCATGCACTCAATGCTGAGCACCCTGACAATGACAACTCTCCAAGTCTTCCACATAAACCAAGGGTATCAAACTGATTTATATTTGTTGACCACAAACACCAGCTCCATCACTCAAAATCACAGGCCCTCACACAGCAAAAGCCTGGTGAAAGCTCAACCTACCCCTGTCAGGCTGTATCCCTGAAACACCCAGGATTTATCCTCATTGGTGGCACAACACAATGCTGCAACTCCGTGTCCAACTGCACAGATGGGCTctgtgagagaaaaatcaaagcatatTTGAGCAGCATCTTCAAACAGCCAAAACACAGATCTGAGTGTTAAGGAGATTCTTCATGCTACAGCGTGTTCATTTTGCAGTAAGATTATACACCACAGTTCATACTCTCTCAAGCTGTAAGGTTTCTCTTATGTGTGTAGCATGCCCCAGTCTTGCAAACAGTTACTACCTGTTAACTCCAAGCCTAGAGACAACACCAGTCAAAGAGCAGAACACATGCTCAAATGGTAAATAAGAAGCACACACAAGTTCTTTATTAACTACAGCCTTAATGATGATGTTGGTATCTTCCACATTGGCTCTGAACTTTGAATCCCACAGACCTGGAGAGAGCCATTTCTGTATCACTGAGGCAGAGAACCCTCTTCTGACACAAGCATTAAAAAGCtactggtatttttttataCTCATTTCACATAAAGAGGCCACTTCTAAAGAGAAGATACATATCTCTAAACCAGCTCTTTCCAGTTCCGAATACTCTTCAGCCatgtaaacatttttaagtCACTGGAAGGTAACAGTCTTGCATTAATTACTATTTAACAAAACATCTAATGATGTTCACCTACTGTTCTCAGTGCTGAAGTGCTGCAGTATCTTTGCCAGGTACCCGCTGTTTGCAAGGTCAGTCATAGCCCCAGGACAGTTTGGAATCAGCAGTGCATGGTACCTAGCacctggggaggaggaaaggataAACTCATTGTAATATAAGTGACAACTAAAAGAGTCTGACCATAAATCCTTCTCAGATTTGAAAAAACTAAGACAATACCACATAACCCAGTCAAAACGTCACTCAATGAACTAAAGTAACTAACAGATCTATGTGGAGCAGAGAAAAAGGTCTTTATTAGGACAAAGAATCTGGCAGTGTGCAAGACCAGGCTGGAccgggcttggagcaacctgctctagtggcaggtgtccctgcccatggcagggggttggaactggaggagctttaaggtcccttccagcccaaaccactctgggattctatgatttttaatgAGACATTCTTACCTGAGCAAAACCTCTCCCCTAAAGACCCAACACTAAGCAGCACCCATTTCCCTGATAAATGGAGATGACACACAGGTGAGCAGTAAATCCCTTACCATCAATGGACTCCAGCTTGGCAGGGCTGGCATAGGATTTCATGCGGAAGTCCTGGATCCAGCGCATGTTGCTCTCATTCACATCCACAAAATCAATTGGCTTTCCctaaggaaaacacagtttgGAGCCTGCAGTTAGCATCGCTACATAGACACCCATTACACTTCTTGAAACATAACCATGGGGGAGATTGAGACACTTCAGCTCTCAAAAAACTGAAGTTTCCCACTTTTCCTACTGAAGTAGTTCTAATAGTTCCCCCTCCACTCTTTGTGGGGAACAGATAGTAGACAGAGAAGTTCAGAACTATTCTCAGAACTAACTGGGGGAGTTCTCTCTCccagctgagagagctgggctggggcagcctgcagaagagaaggctcctgaaggggagacctcagagcagctccagtgcccaaaggggctccaggaaacctggagaggggctttggacaagggcctgcagggacaggacaaagggaatggctttaacctgccagaggggagattgagatgagctcttaggcagaagctcttccctgtgagggtgctgaggcgctggcacagggtgcccagagaagctgtggctgccccatccctggcagtgttcaaggccaggttggacacaggggcttggagcaacctgctctagtggaaggtgtcctcGCCCGTGGCAGGGCACTGGgactggacgagctttaaggtcccttccaacagtCTGGGATTTAATCTATGACAGAACCATACAGGAAGCATTCATTCACTTCaatattaagaaaacagaactaaaataaGTCCCTTTAcctgcaaagcaaataaaacacctCTCAAAAAGATTTAGTACAACTCTCTTGTCAATTGCAAAATCAATTGGTTTCAGGCTGAAATCATAGTAACTGCCCATTTTTACTTACCCCAGGAGTTGCAACTTGCAGATTAAAAGCAGAACTAGTCAGTGTAAAGCAGTGAAGGAATGACTGGGCTGATACACCTGGAAAACAGTGTCCAACAACTTTAGGATGCAACAGTTGTATTTTAATCCTAGCAAAGTACACAAGCTTGGGGGTTTTGCTCATCTTAGAAGCTCTCAGTAACTTCAGAAGGTTATTTTAAGATGTCAGAAATGCACAGCCTTCACTACAGGTGAGCTGTGTGTTGAGAAATACATGAAGAAGGTACTCTAGTTGTCTGGGGTGAGGAGCTacagggagggcagagggaaggaaacgAGTTTGGCTTCACCCAGGTATATATACATGGAAGCACAGTTTAGCACCCcatgtgctcagcagcaggtACACACAGAGGGGAAAACCAGGAGGtattcagcagcacagctgtgcagagcagcacatgTGCAGATGTGCACTGCACGTGAGCACTCAAGGCAGGCAAAAACATCTGTGCACAACACAGCTGCACAAGCAGTGCAGGGACACACCAGTGCAGGGCAGCACTGaccctcctgcctgcacccaccTCTGAGCTGTTGACCTGCATTGATGGGATCCCCTCtcaggctgctcttctccagactaaccaggcccagctcccacagcctctcctcatcagagagatgctccagtctcCTTGTGGCCTCCCCTGGACcttctccttgtctttcttgtgctgaggagcccagcactggacacagaGCTCCAGACATGGCCTCACCAGGGTCGAGCAGAGGGGGAGCATcacctccctgacctgctgccaCACTCCTCCCCATGCACCCAGGGTActcctgtccctcctgcccGCAGGGGCACACTGCAGGCTCAGTCAGTTTATCATCCACCACCACTCGCAGCTCCTCCCCAGTCAACTGCTCCAGGAGGACGCCCATGCACTGCGAGGCAAAGGACCCGCACGCAAGGAACCGGCCACACAAGCCTGAGGCGGGGAAGGGGAGATGGAAACAGGGGACCCGAAGGCCGGAGGATCGCGCACAGCCGCCGCGCCGAAGGAAGGAGCGGGACCCGGCGAACCAGGGGTTTCCCCCCTGACAGCGTCTCACCCGCGGCCGCGGCGCTGGCGACGATGAGGCAGGTCGGCTTGCCCAGCCGGTCCGACATGGCGGCACCCGGCCGCGGagggggaggcggcggcggcgcccgtCTCCTCATGGGGCTGCGCATGCGCAAGGGAACGCTGAGGGGAGCGGGCAGCGGGTCGGCGGTGAGGGGCCCGGGGAGCCGCGGAGCCTTTTAACCCTTCGGGCACAGCGCAGGGGATCATGCGGGGCACCTGGTGCCACGTCCCGCCCCGCTGCCGTGCCCCGGGGAGGGTTATGTCTGTATTAATATGTTTTACCTCATTAAATAGGGGTGAAACACTGAGGACTGCTTGTAGGGACCACCCTGCCTCAGAGGAGGGAAACGAGTGACACCGCGGTGTggactggaaatgaaaaggcGTTCGTGTGCGgatgccccgtccctggcagtgttcaaggccaggttggacacaggggcttggagcaacctgctctagtggaaggtgttcctgcccgtggcagggggttagaggtggaggagctttaaggtcccttccaacacaaaccattctatgagtctatgatgattctatgaaatgtcgCTAATTTTCGATGCCCACATCCaactgcagtgctgggtttcAAACCTCATGCTCTAAACTACGCAAAGTCCCTCCTCAGCCGATTGATCACCACATCTTTCCACAAAGCCCCAACCATCACAGATCACAGTTTATTAGTTCTGTGTTTTTGACACATGGGTAAGGAGGAACAAAACCCCTttgagacccccccccccgcagtcctgatccagctctggggcaacagcataagagggacgtggagctgttggagcgaggccagaggaggccccggagctgctgcgagggctggagcagctctgctctggagccaggctgagagagctgggctggagcagcctggagaagagaaggctcctgaaggggagaccttagagcagctccagtgcctaaaggggctccaggaaacctggagaggggctttggacaagggcctggagggacaggccaaggagaatggctttaacctgccagaggggagattgagatgagctctgaggcagaagctcttccctgtgagggtgctgaggcgctggcacagggtgcccagagaagctgtgatgaatttgatgatctttaaggtcccttccaacccaaaccatacaGATTCTGTGATAAGTCCAAGCTGTTTTTATGTTATTGCCTTCATCCGTTATTGGCTTAAGCTGGTTTTAAGCTATTCTAAATTATCtctcaggttttgcttttgataCCTCTCACCGTTAGGATGAATAACCTCAGGGATGTTGTGGAGGGACAGACATACATTCTGCTCTTTCACATCCCTGAACTAATCCCACAACTAGTTATATTATACAGGATGGTATGAGACACACGTGTATCTGTAAGAGTGGTTTGCTGGAAAAGGATGATGGGTGAAACCCATGGATGAAGGACTGGGTCATTTCCTGGAGCCACTGGAACGAGCATCAGACCTGCAAACTAAATAAAGTCACCCAAACCTTCCCGAAGTTGTCCTTCCCATCCTTCATATCTGGTCTGGATTGCCTCCTTCGTGCTTGCTCTGTATCTTTAATGAGACATTATTCcttaaggaaaacatttgtgtATTGCAAGATTCCTTGCTTTTGTCTCTGTACTTTCTCTAAACCTTGTTCAGTGTAAGGATTCgcatttttcatctctgttaaTTGAATAGGTTTATCTCTCAATGGTTCCCAGTGTAGTATGAAGTGATAATGCCATTATAAAATGAGAGCTACAACATGAAGACAGCACaattctgcctttattttcatttatttatttgaaaggaCCTAATTTCCAGCTTTCCTAAAGGAAATGTAGCTCATGCCATTGGGCTGGCTGCTTGTCCATCTCTTCAATCATTTGTgcatcagtttctttttctctccaaaagtGTGTTCTGGATCCGTAAGCTGGTTAACTAGGGAGATACCTGGACGTTCCTCCTTCTTTGCTCCATCTTAACTcccagaaaattattttaaaaccccaaataaacccAAAGTGTATCTTTCACTATTGAGTTTAGCTACTGAGTGAAGGATTTAGTGCCACCCCAGCAGCCTAAGCCTTCATGGCACAGAGCATCACATTTATGCTCCTTAGTCCTTGCTTGTGAATCCAGTGCTTTTGCTAAAAGAAAACTCCTGTCTCAAATCCTGCTCCATCAGctcctcccaccctcccttGACTGCCCCAAATACAAAGCATTAGAGGATGTGACAATGGTTTAAGGGGAAAAGATTTAAGAACAATCTTTTTGAGCATGCCCCAGTTGCTGGGAGATTAAATTGTCCAGTGATGTCTTAATACTTGATCTTTCCCTGCTTTCCAAATGATCTCCTGTTGAATTCTCTTCCAGCAAGCACTGGAAATGCT
Encoded proteins:
- the GATD1 gene encoding glutamine amidotransferase-like class 1 domain-containing protein 1 isoform X2 encodes the protein MRRRAPPPPPPPRPGAAMSDRLGKPTCLIVASAAAAGVSAQSFLHCFTLTSSAFNLQVATPGGKPIDFVDVNESNMRWIQDFRMKSYASPAKLESIDGARYHALLIPNCPGAMTDLANSGYLAKILQHFSTENKPICAVGHGVAALCCATNEDKSWVFQGYSLTGPSVYELVRQPNFASLSIIVEDFVKDSGATFSASNPDAVHVVLDRHLVTGQNENSTLPAVQNLLILCNVRK
- the GATD1 gene encoding glutamine amidotransferase-like class 1 domain-containing protein 1 isoform X1, with the translated sequence MRRRAPPPPPPPRPGAAMSDRLGKPTCLIVASAAAAGVSAQSFLHCFTLTSSAFNLQVATPGGKPIDFVDVNESNMRWIQDFRMKSYASPAKLESIDGARYHALLIPNCPGAMTDLANSGYLAKILQHFSTENKPICAVGHGVAALCCATNEDKSWVFQGYSLTGPSVYELVRQPNFASLSIIVEDFVKDSGATFSASNPDAVHVVLDRHLVTGQNENSTLPAVQNLLILCNVSRK
- the GATD1 gene encoding glutamine amidotransferase-like class 1 domain-containing protein 1 isoform X3, giving the protein MRRRAPPPPPPPRPGAAMSDRLGKPTCLIVASAAAAGVSAQSFLHCFTLTSSAFNLQVATPGGKPIDFVDVNESNMRWIQDFRMKSYASPAKLESIDGARYHALLIPNCPGAMTDLANSGYLAKILQHFSTENKPICAVGHGVAALCCATNEDKSWVFQGYSLTGPSVYELVRQPNFASLSIIVEDFVKDSGATFSASNPDAVHVVLDRHLVTGQNENSTLPAVQNLLILCNVR